A portion of the Streptomyces sp. YPW6 genome contains these proteins:
- a CDS encoding adenine phosphoribosyltransferase, translating into MTSTTESIRELLLSRIRDVADYPKPGVVFKDITPLLADPVAFTALTDVLAELCVRHGATKIVGLEARGFILAAPVAVRAGIGFVPVRKAGKLPGATLSQTYELEYGSAEIEIHAEDLDAEDRVMVIDDVLATGGTAEASLDLIRRAGAQVAGVAVLMELGFLAGRARLEPGLAGAPLEALISL; encoded by the coding sequence ATGACGAGCACCACCGAATCCATCAGGGAGCTGCTGCTCAGCCGGATCCGCGATGTCGCGGACTATCCGAAGCCGGGCGTGGTGTTCAAGGACATCACCCCGCTGCTCGCGGACCCGGTCGCCTTCACGGCCCTCACCGACGTCCTCGCGGAGCTGTGCGTACGGCACGGAGCCACGAAGATCGTCGGCCTGGAGGCACGCGGCTTCATCCTGGCCGCGCCCGTCGCGGTCCGGGCGGGCATCGGCTTCGTCCCGGTCCGCAAGGCCGGAAAGCTCCCCGGAGCCACGCTGAGCCAGACCTACGAGCTGGAGTACGGCAGCGCGGAGATCGAGATCCACGCCGAGGACCTCGACGCCGAGGACCGCGTCATGGTCATCGACGACGTCCTCGCCACCGGCGGCACCGCCGAGGCCTCGCTGGACCTCATCCGGCGTGCAGGCGCCCAGGTCGCGGGCGTCGCGGTCCTCATGGAGCTCGGCTTCCTCGCGGGCCGCGCCCGCCTGGAGCCGGGCCTCGCCGGCGCCCCACTGGAGGCTCTGATCTCGCTCTGA
- a CDS encoding bifunctional (p)ppGpp synthetase/guanosine-3',5'-bis(diphosphate) 3'-pyrophosphohydrolase, producing the protein MRARLARLGVQRSSPYNPVLEPLLRTVRGNDPKIETATLRQIEKAYQVAERWHRGQKRKSGDPYITHPLAVTTILAELGMDPATLMAGLLHDTVEDTEYGLDTLKRDFGDQVALLVDGVTKLDKVKFGEAAQAETVRKMVVAMAKDPRVLVIKLADRLHNMRTMRYLKREKQEKKARETLEIYAPLAHRLGMNTIKWELEDLAFAILYPKMYDEIVRLVAERAPKRDEYLAIVTDEVQADLRAARIKATVTGRPKHYYSVYQKMIVRGRDFAEIYDLVGIRVLVDTVRDCYAALGTVHARWNPVPGRFKDYIAMPKFNMYQSLHTTVIGPSGKPVELQIRTFDMHRRAEYGIAAHWKYKQEAVAGASKVRTDVPKNTGRGQDTVNDMAWLRQLLDWQKETEDPGEFLESLRFDLSRNEVFVFTPKGDVIALPAGATPVDFAYAVHTEVGHRTIGARVNGRLVPLESTLDNGDLVEVFTSKAAGAGPSRDWLGFVKSPRARNKIRAWFSKERRDEAIEQGKDAIARAMRKQNLPIQRILTGDSLVTLAHEMRYPDISSLYAAIGEGHVAAAGVVQKLVQALGGHDEANEDIAESTPPSHGGRSKRRANADPGVVVKGVEDVWVKLARCCTPVPGDPIIGFVTRGSGVSVHRADCVNVESLSQQPERILDVEWAPTQSSVFLVAIQVEALDRSRLLSDVTRILSDQHVNILSAAVQTSRDRVATSRFTFEMGDPKHLGHVLKAVRGVEGVYDVYRVTSARRP; encoded by the coding sequence GTGCGGGCCCGTCTCGCCCGGCTGGGCGTACAGCGCTCCAGCCCGTACAACCCGGTCCTGGAACCGCTGCTGCGGACGGTCCGGGGCAACGACCCGAAGATCGAGACGGCCACGCTCCGCCAGATCGAGAAGGCCTACCAGGTCGCCGAGCGCTGGCACCGGGGCCAGAAGCGCAAGAGCGGCGACCCCTACATCACCCACCCGCTGGCCGTCACCACGATCCTCGCCGAGCTCGGCATGGACCCGGCGACCCTGATGGCCGGCCTGCTGCACGACACCGTCGAGGACACCGAGTACGGTCTGGACACCCTCAAGCGGGACTTCGGCGACCAGGTCGCCCTGCTCGTCGACGGCGTCACCAAGCTGGACAAGGTCAAGTTCGGCGAGGCCGCCCAGGCCGAGACCGTGCGCAAGATGGTCGTCGCCATGGCCAAGGACCCCCGGGTCCTCGTCATCAAGCTCGCGGACCGCCTGCACAACATGCGCACCATGCGCTATCTCAAGCGGGAGAAGCAGGAGAAGAAGGCCCGCGAGACGCTGGAGATCTACGCCCCGCTGGCGCACCGGCTGGGCATGAACACCATCAAGTGGGAGCTGGAGGACCTCGCGTTCGCGATCCTCTACCCCAAGATGTACGACGAGATCGTCCGCCTCGTCGCCGAGCGGGCCCCCAAGCGCGACGAGTACCTGGCCATAGTGACCGACGAGGTCCAGGCCGACCTGCGCGCCGCCCGCATCAAGGCCACCGTCACCGGCCGCCCCAAGCACTACTACAGCGTCTACCAGAAGATGATCGTGCGGGGCCGCGACTTCGCCGAGATCTACGACCTGGTGGGCATCCGCGTCCTCGTCGACACCGTCCGCGACTGCTACGCGGCGCTCGGCACCGTCCACGCCCGGTGGAACCCGGTCCCGGGGCGGTTCAAGGACTACATCGCGATGCCCAAGTTCAACATGTACCAGTCGCTGCACACCACGGTGATCGGCCCCAGCGGCAAGCCCGTCGAGCTCCAGATCCGTACGTTCGACATGCACCGCCGCGCCGAGTACGGCATCGCCGCCCACTGGAAGTACAAGCAGGAGGCCGTGGCGGGCGCCTCCAAGGTCCGCACCGACGTCCCCAAGAACACCGGCCGCGGCCAGGACACCGTCAACGACATGGCGTGGCTGCGGCAGCTCCTGGACTGGCAGAAGGAGACCGAGGACCCCGGCGAGTTCCTGGAGTCCCTGCGCTTCGACCTGTCGCGCAACGAGGTCTTCGTCTTCACGCCGAAGGGCGACGTGATAGCGCTGCCGGCCGGCGCGACCCCCGTCGACTTCGCGTACGCCGTCCACACCGAGGTCGGCCACCGGACCATAGGAGCACGCGTCAACGGGCGGCTCGTCCCGCTCGAATCGACGCTCGACAACGGCGACCTGGTCGAGGTCTTCACCTCCAAGGCGGCCGGCGCCGGACCCTCCCGGGACTGGCTCGGCTTCGTCAAGTCGCCGCGCGCCCGCAACAAGATCCGCGCCTGGTTCTCCAAGGAGCGCCGCGACGAGGCCATCGAGCAGGGCAAGGACGCCATCGCGCGGGCCATGCGCAAGCAGAACCTGCCGATCCAGCGCATCCTGACCGGCGACTCCCTGGTCACCCTCGCCCACGAGATGCGCTACCCCGACATCTCCTCGCTGTACGCGGCGATCGGCGAGGGGCATGTCGCGGCGGCGGGCGTCGTCCAGAAGCTGGTGCAGGCCCTCGGCGGCCACGACGAGGCCAACGAGGACATCGCCGAGTCCACCCCGCCCTCGCACGGCGGCCGCAGCAAGCGCCGCGCCAACGCGGACCCCGGCGTCGTCGTCAAGGGCGTCGAGGACGTCTGGGTCAAGCTCGCCCGCTGCTGCACGCCCGTCCCCGGCGACCCGATCATCGGCTTCGTCACCCGGGGCAGCGGCGTCTCCGTGCACCGCGCGGACTGCGTCAACGTGGAGTCGCTGTCGCAGCAGCCCGAGCGGATCCTCGACGTCGAGTGGGCGCCCACCCAGTCCTCGGTCTTCCTGGTCGCCATCCAGGTCGAGGCGCTGGACCGTTCCCGGCTGCTCTCCGACGTCACCCGGATCCTCTCCGACCAGCACGTCAACATCCTGTCGGCGGCCGTCCAGACGTCCCGCGACCGGGTGGCCACCTCGCGCTTCACCTTCGAGATGGGCGACCCCAAGCACCTGGGGCACGTCCTGAAGGCCGTACGCGGGGTGGAGGGCGTCTACGACGTCTACCGGGTCACCTCCGCCCGCAGGCCCTGA
- the yajC gene encoding preprotein translocase subunit YajC: MDLITLLPFIVLIGAMFLMTRSAKKKQAAAAQMRNDMQPGTGVRTIGGMYATVKEVHDDTVLLEVAPGVHAVYAKNAIGAVLDDAEYNRIVHGDDPELDADGTVVPDDASSLTGDADAEVAKIDLGKDDAADDAGTEDAAAKDVKDTKDAKGEGKTDGDADSK, from the coding sequence GTGGATCTCATCACTCTCCTCCCCTTCATCGTGCTCATCGGGGCCATGTTCCTGATGACCCGCTCCGCCAAGAAGAAGCAGGCGGCGGCGGCCCAGATGCGCAACGACATGCAGCCCGGTACCGGCGTCCGCACGATCGGGGGCATGTACGCGACCGTGAAGGAAGTCCACGACGACACCGTGCTCCTCGAAGTCGCCCCCGGCGTGCACGCCGTCTACGCGAAGAACGCCATCGGCGCCGTCCTGGACGACGCGGAGTACAACCGCATCGTGCACGGCGACGACCCGGAGCTGGACGCGGACGGCACCGTCGTGCCCGACGACGCCTCCTCGCTGACCGGTGACGCCGACGCCGAGGTCGCCAAGATCGACCTGGGCAAGGACGACGCGGCCGACGACGCAGGCACCGAGGACGCGGCGGCCAAGGACGTCAAGGACACCAAGGACGCCAAGGGCGAGGGCAAGACCGACGGCGACGCCGACTCCAAGTAG
- the pdxT gene encoding pyridoxal 5'-phosphate synthase glutaminase subunit PdxT, with the protein MSDTPVIGVLALQGDVREHLIALASADALARPVRRPEELAEVDGLVIPGGESTTMSKLAVLFGVMEPLRERVAAGMPVYGTCAGMIMLAEKILDPRSGQETVGGIDMIVRRNAFGRQNESFEAAVEVAGIGGGPVEGVFIRAPWVESVGAGAEIVAEHGGHIVAVRQGNALATSFHPELTGDHRVHALFVDMVRAVK; encoded by the coding sequence ATGAGTGACACCCCTGTGATCGGCGTCCTGGCGCTCCAGGGCGACGTACGGGAGCACCTGATCGCCCTGGCCTCGGCGGACGCCCTGGCCAGGCCGGTCCGGCGCCCCGAGGAGCTGGCGGAGGTCGACGGCCTGGTCATCCCCGGCGGCGAGTCCACCACCATGTCCAAACTGGCGGTCCTCTTCGGCGTGATGGAGCCGCTGCGCGAGCGGGTGGCGGCCGGGATGCCGGTCTACGGCACCTGCGCGGGCATGATCATGCTGGCCGAGAAGATCCTGGACCCGCGCTCGGGCCAGGAGACCGTCGGCGGCATCGACATGATCGTGCGGCGCAACGCCTTCGGCCGGCAGAACGAGTCCTTCGAGGCCGCGGTCGAGGTCGCCGGGATCGGCGGCGGCCCCGTGGAGGGCGTGTTCATCCGCGCCCCCTGGGTGGAGTCCGTCGGCGCCGGGGCCGAGATCGTCGCCGAGCACGGCGGCCACATCGTGGCCGTACGCCAGGGAAACGCCCTCGCCACGTCGTTCCATCCCGAACTGACCGGCGATCACCGCGTGCACGCTCTGTTCGTGGACATGGTGCGCGCAGTGAAGTGA
- the ruvB gene encoding Holliday junction branch migration DNA helicase RuvB, with protein sequence MNWDETGPETDQATGPVFDDRLVDADADGEDTAVEAALRPKDLEEFVGQEKVREQLDLVLKAARARGATADHVLLSGAPGLGKTTLSMIIAAEMNAPIRITSGPAIQHAGDLAAILSSLQEGEVLFLDEIHRMSRPAEEMLYMAMEDFRVDVIVGKGPGATAIPLELPPFTLVGATTRAGLLPPPLRDRFGFTGHMEFYAPAELERVVHRSARLLDVGIDVEGAAEIAGRSRGTPRIANRLLRRVRDYAQVKAEGAIDREIAAAALKVYEVDARGLDRLDRAVLGALLKLFGGGPVGLSTLAVAVGEERETVEEVAEPFLVREGLLARTPRGRVATPAAWAHLGLVPPQHGAKGQQGLFGA encoded by the coding sequence ATGAACTGGGACGAGACCGGACCCGAGACCGACCAGGCGACCGGCCCGGTCTTCGACGACCGGCTGGTCGACGCGGACGCCGACGGCGAGGACACCGCGGTCGAGGCGGCGCTGCGCCCCAAGGACCTGGAGGAGTTCGTCGGGCAGGAGAAGGTCCGCGAGCAGCTCGACCTGGTCCTCAAGGCGGCCCGCGCCCGCGGCGCCACCGCCGACCACGTGCTGCTCTCCGGCGCCCCCGGACTCGGCAAGACCACCCTCTCGATGATCATCGCCGCCGAGATGAACGCCCCGATCCGCATCACCTCGGGCCCCGCCATCCAGCACGCCGGCGACCTCGCGGCGATCCTCTCCTCCCTCCAGGAGGGCGAGGTCCTCTTCCTCGACGAGATCCACCGCATGTCCCGGCCCGCCGAGGAGATGCTCTACATGGCGATGGAGGACTTCCGGGTCGACGTCATCGTCGGCAAGGGCCCCGGCGCCACCGCGATCCCGCTGGAGCTGCCCCCCTTCACCCTGGTCGGCGCCACCACCCGGGCCGGACTGCTGCCGCCCCCGCTGCGCGACCGCTTCGGCTTCACCGGGCACATGGAGTTCTACGCCCCCGCCGAGCTGGAGCGCGTCGTCCACCGCTCCGCCCGCCTGCTGGACGTCGGTATCGACGTGGAAGGCGCCGCCGAGATCGCCGGACGCTCCCGGGGCACCCCCCGTATCGCCAACCGGCTGCTGCGCCGCGTCCGCGACTACGCCCAGGTCAAGGCGGAGGGAGCGATCGACCGGGAGATCGCCGCGGCGGCCCTGAAGGTGTACGAGGTTGACGCCCGCGGACTCGATCGGCTGGACCGCGCCGTCCTCGGCGCCCTGCTGAAGCTGTTCGGCGGCGGCCCCGTGGGACTGTCCACCCTCGCGGTCGCCGTGGGGGAGGAGCGCGAGACCGTCGAGGAGGTCGCCGAGCCCTTCCTCGTACGGGAAGGACTGCTGGCCAGGACCCCGCGCGGCCGGGTCGCCACCCCCGCTGCCTGGGCCCATCTGGGACTCGTCCCGCCGCAGCACGGAGCAAAGGGACAACAGGGCCTGTTCGGGGCGTGA
- a CDS encoding YebC/PmpR family DNA-binding transcriptional regulator, with protein MSGHSKWATTKHKKAVIDAKRGKLFAKLIKNIEVAARSGGVDPDGNPTLVDAIQKAKKSSVPNKNIESAVKRGGGLEAGGTDYETIMYEGYGPNGVAVLIECLTDNRNRAASDVRVAMTRNGGSMADPGSVSYLFNRKGVVILPKGELTEDDVLGAVLDAGAEEVNDLGETFEVVSEATDMVAVRTALQEAGIDYDSAEANFLPTMQVELDEEGARKIFKLIDALEDSDDVQNVFANFDVSDEVMEKVDA; from the coding sequence ATGTCCGGCCACTCTAAATGGGCTACGACGAAGCACAAGAAGGCCGTGATCGACGCCAAGCGCGGCAAGCTCTTCGCGAAGCTGATCAAGAACATCGAGGTCGCGGCCCGCTCCGGCGGCGTCGACCCCGATGGCAACCCCACGCTCGTCGACGCCATCCAGAAGGCGAAGAAGAGCTCCGTCCCGAACAAGAACATCGAGTCCGCCGTCAAGCGCGGCGGCGGTCTCGAGGCGGGCGGCACCGACTACGAGACGATCATGTACGAGGGTTACGGCCCCAACGGCGTCGCGGTGCTCATCGAGTGCCTCACCGACAACCGCAACCGTGCCGCGTCCGACGTACGGGTCGCGATGACCCGCAACGGCGGTTCGATGGCCGACCCGGGCTCCGTCTCGTACCTGTTCAACCGCAAGGGCGTCGTGATCCTGCCCAAGGGCGAGCTGACCGAGGACGACGTCCTCGGCGCGGTCCTCGACGCGGGCGCCGAGGAGGTCAACGACCTCGGTGAGACCTTCGAGGTGGTCAGCGAGGCCACCGACATGGTCGCGGTGCGCACCGCCCTCCAGGAGGCGGGCATCGACTACGACTCCGCCGAGGCCAACTTCCTGCCGACCATGCAGGTCGAGCTGGACGAAGAGGGCGCCCGCAAGATCTTCAAACTCATCGACGCGCTGGAGGACAGCGACGACGTGCAGAACGTCTTCGCCAACTTCGACGTGTCCGACGAGGTCATGGAGAAGGTCGACGCCTGA
- the secF gene encoding protein translocase subunit SecF, which yields MSRLGNLGARLYRGEVGYDFIRNRKIWYGVSILITITAIIGVAVGGLRMGIEFQGGAVFTTDTKAQISTAQATDVATEASGHQAIVQELGNGGLRIQITEVDTAKANEIKETLSDELGIPANDINADLVGPSWGEQIANKAWTGLGVFMVLVVIYLAIAFEWRMAVAALIALIHDITITVGVYALVGFEVTPGTVIGLLTILGYSLYDTVVVFDSLKEGQKDITKQTRYTYSEIANRSINSTLVRSINTTVVALLPVAGLLFIGGGVLGAGMLNDISLSLFVGLAAGAYSSIFIATPLVADLKERDPQMKALKKRVLAKRAAAAAKGDSPDDGPEDRRDDAETAGTAIGRPRSHRTPGKR from the coding sequence ATGTCGCGACTCGGCAATCTCGGCGCCCGGCTCTACCGCGGCGAGGTCGGCTACGACTTCATCCGCAACCGCAAGATCTGGTACGGCGTCTCGATCCTGATCACCATCACGGCCATCATCGGCGTGGCGGTCGGCGGCCTGCGCATGGGCATCGAGTTCCAGGGCGGCGCGGTCTTCACGACCGACACCAAGGCCCAGATCTCCACCGCCCAGGCCACGGACGTGGCGACCGAGGCGTCCGGGCACCAGGCCATCGTCCAGGAGCTCGGCAACGGCGGTCTGCGCATCCAGATCACCGAGGTCGACACCGCGAAGGCCAACGAGATCAAGGAGACCCTCTCCGACGAGCTCGGCATCCCCGCCAACGACATCAACGCGGACCTGGTCGGCCCCAGCTGGGGTGAGCAGATCGCCAACAAGGCGTGGACCGGCCTCGGGGTGTTCATGGTCCTGGTGGTGATCTATCTGGCCATCGCCTTCGAGTGGCGGATGGCCGTCGCCGCCCTCATCGCGCTGATCCACGACATCACCATCACGGTCGGCGTCTACGCCCTCGTCGGCTTCGAGGTCACCCCGGGCACGGTGATCGGTCTGCTGACCATTCTCGGTTACTCCCTGTACGACACGGTGGTCGTCTTCGACAGCCTCAAGGAGGGCCAGAAGGACATCACCAAGCAGACCCGCTACACGTACAGCGAGATCGCCAACCGGTCGATCAACAGCACCCTGGTCCGCTCCATCAACACCACCGTGGTGGCGCTGCTCCCGGTGGCCGGTCTGCTGTTCATCGGCGGCGGCGTCCTCGGCGCGGGCATGCTGAACGACATCTCGCTGTCGCTGTTCGTCGGTCTCGCCGCCGGCGCCTACTCCTCGATCTTCATCGCCACGCCGCTCGTCGCCGACCTCAAGGAACGCGACCCGCAGATGAAGGCGCTGAAGAAGCGGGTCCTGGCCAAGCGGGCCGCCGCGGCCGCCAAGGGCGATTCCCCCGACGACGGCCCCGAGGACCGGCGCGACGACGCCGAGACCGCCGGCACCGCGATCGGCCGCCCCCGGTCGCACCGCACCCCCGGGAAGCGCTGA
- the secD gene encoding protein translocase subunit SecD: MAAPKKGRGPSSGQGRPGRSLALILIVMVALAGGMFLSGHTTPRLGIDLAGGTSITLEAQNQPGKPDAINKTNMNTAVGIIERRVNGLGVSEAEVQTQGDRNIIVNIPKGTNSKQAQEQVGTTAQLYFRPVLTVQASGPGTPEPSDSATPSASATPKPGESAQGEDGATGEDKPQGEEATGSEATPSASATTQGRAVTGGLKKDDPTPSASDEPKASESPEASPSADPATAKLQEEFAKLDCTDPKQRTEAGKDAKPTDSIVACGSNVPGSYEKYILGPAEVSGKDVDEAKAAIDQRTGQWIVSMEFTSAGAKKFQTITGRLAQQQPPMNQFGIVLDGEVVSAPSVSQALSKNAQISGSFDQQSAEDLGNILSYGALPLTFKEVSVTTVTAALGGEQLQAGLIAGAIGLALVIIYLVVYYRGLAFIALLSLLVSGILTYTIMSLLGPAIGFALNLPAVCGAIVAIGITADSFIVYFERVRDEIREGRTLRPAIERAWPRARRTILVSDFVSFLAAAVLFIVTVGKVQGFAFTLGLTTLLDVVVVFLFTKPLMTLMGRTKFFSKGGPWSGLDPKRLGAQPPLRRSRRVNAPTEPKEA, from the coding sequence GTGGCAGCACCCAAGAAGGGCCGAGGGCCGTCCAGCGGTCAGGGCAGGCCGGGGCGTTCCCTGGCGCTGATCCTCATCGTCATGGTCGCGCTCGCCGGCGGGATGTTCCTGTCCGGGCACACCACACCCCGGCTGGGCATCGACCTGGCCGGCGGCACGTCGATCACGCTGGAAGCGCAGAACCAGCCCGGCAAGCCGGACGCGATCAACAAGACCAACATGAACACCGCGGTCGGCATCATCGAGCGGCGGGTCAACGGTCTGGGCGTCTCCGAGGCCGAGGTCCAGACCCAGGGCGACCGCAACATCATCGTCAACATCCCCAAGGGGACGAACTCCAAGCAGGCCCAGGAGCAGGTCGGCACCACCGCCCAGCTCTACTTCCGGCCGGTGCTGACGGTGCAGGCGAGCGGCCCCGGGACGCCGGAGCCCTCCGACTCCGCCACCCCCTCCGCCTCCGCCACGCCGAAGCCCGGTGAGTCCGCCCAGGGCGAGGACGGGGCGACGGGCGAGGACAAGCCCCAGGGCGAGGAGGCCACCGGCTCGGAGGCCACCCCCTCGGCGAGCGCCACCACCCAGGGCCGCGCGGTCACCGGCGGCCTGAAGAAGGACGACCCGACCCCCAGCGCCTCCGATGAGCCGAAGGCGTCGGAGTCCCCCGAGGCGTCGCCCTCCGCGGACCCGGCCACGGCCAAGCTCCAGGAGGAGTTCGCCAAGCTCGACTGCACCGACCCCAAGCAGCGGACCGAGGCCGGCAAGGACGCCAAGCCCACCGACTCGATCGTCGCCTGCGGCTCGAACGTTCCGGGCAGCTACGAGAAGTACATCCTCGGCCCCGCCGAGGTCTCCGGCAAGGACGTCGACGAGGCCAAGGCCGCCATCGACCAGCGCACCGGTCAGTGGATCGTGTCGATGGAGTTCACCTCCGCCGGCGCCAAGAAGTTCCAGACGATCACCGGCCGGCTCGCCCAGCAGCAGCCGCCGATGAACCAGTTCGGTATCGTCCTGGACGGCGAGGTCGTCTCCGCTCCCTCGGTGAGTCAGGCGCTCAGCAAGAACGCCCAGATCTCGGGCAGCTTCGACCAGCAGTCGGCCGAGGACCTCGGCAACATCCTCTCCTACGGCGCCCTGCCGCTGACCTTCAAGGAGGTCAGTGTCACCACGGTGACCGCCGCGCTCGGCGGCGAGCAGCTCCAGGCGGGCCTGATCGCCGGTGCGATCGGTCTGGCGCTGGTCATCATCTACCTGGTCGTCTACTACCGGGGCCTCGCGTTCATCGCGCTGCTGAGCCTGCTGGTCTCCGGCATCCTGACGTACACGATCATGTCCTTGCTGGGCCCGGCCATCGGCTTCGCGCTGAACCTCCCGGCGGTCTGCGGCGCCATCGTCGCCATCGGCATCACGGCGGACTCCTTCATCGTCTACTTCGAACGCGTGAGAGACGAGATCCGCGAGGGACGCACGCTGCGACCGGCCATCGAGCGCGCCTGGCCGCGTGCCCGCCGCACCATCCTGGTCTCCGACTTCGTGTCGTTCCTGGCCGCCGCGGTGCTCTTCATCGTCACCGTCGGCAAGGTGCAGGGCTTCGCCTTCACGCTCGGCCTCACCACGCTGCTCGACGTCGTCGTGGTGTTCCTCTTCACCAAGCCCCTGATGACGCTCATGGGCCGGACGAAGTTCTTCTCCAAGGGCGGCCCGTGGTCCGGACTGGACCCGAAGCGGCTCGGCGCCCAGCCGCCGCTGCGCCGCTCGCGCCGTGTCAACGCCCCCACCGAACCGAAGGAGGCGTGA
- a CDS encoding carboxymuconolactone decarboxylase family protein has product MTTFQVPERMNFAAVSPQVFKAVLALDAAAREGLDPVLLELVQIRASQLNRCAYCIDYHTADARRAGETEERMHQLSAWEESSLYTGKERAALALTEAVTLLPGGVPDPVYEAAARHFEEKELAQLIALVLTVNAWNRMNVTTRKTPGTP; this is encoded by the coding sequence ATGACCACGTTCCAGGTGCCTGAGCGCATGAACTTCGCCGCCGTATCCCCCCAGGTCTTCAAGGCCGTCCTCGCCCTCGACGCCGCCGCCCGCGAAGGGCTCGACCCCGTCCTGCTGGAACTGGTGCAGATCCGCGCCTCGCAGCTCAACCGCTGCGCCTACTGCATCGATTACCACACCGCTGACGCCCGCAGGGCCGGGGAGACCGAGGAGCGGATGCACCAGCTCTCCGCGTGGGAGGAGTCGAGCCTGTACACCGGGAAGGAGCGGGCCGCTCTCGCCCTGACCGAAGCCGTCACCCTGCTGCCCGGGGGAGTGCCGGACCCGGTGTACGAGGCGGCCGCGCGGCACTTCGAGGAGAAGGAACTCGCCCAGCTCATCGCCCTCGTCCTCACCGTCAACGCCTGGAACCGGATGAACGTCACCACCCGCAAGACGCCCGGTACCCCGTGA
- the ruvA gene encoding Holliday junction branch migration protein RuvA, which produces MIAFVSGPVAALAPTTAVIEVGGIGMALQCTPHTLADLRVGKEARLATSLVVREDSLTLYGFRDDDERQVFELLQTASGVGPRLAQAMLATHSPDALRLAVSTGDEKALTAVSGIGKKGAQKLLLELKDRLGEPAGAHIRQQGVGTPHTAGWRDQLQAALIGLGYATREADEAVDAVAPQAEAAVAEGTTPHVPQLLRAALQTLNRAR; this is translated from the coding sequence ATGATCGCCTTCGTCTCCGGCCCGGTGGCCGCCCTCGCCCCGACCACGGCCGTCATCGAGGTCGGCGGCATCGGCATGGCCCTCCAGTGCACCCCCCACACCCTCGCCGACCTGCGCGTCGGCAAGGAGGCCCGGCTCGCCACCTCCCTCGTCGTCCGGGAGGACTCCCTCACGCTGTACGGCTTCCGGGACGACGACGAGCGGCAGGTGTTCGAGCTGCTCCAGACCGCCAGCGGAGTCGGACCCCGGCTCGCCCAGGCGATGCTCGCCACCCACAGCCCCGACGCCCTCCGCCTCGCGGTCTCCACCGGTGACGAGAAGGCCCTGACCGCCGTCTCCGGCATCGGGAAGAAGGGCGCCCAGAAGCTGCTGCTGGAGCTCAAGGACCGGCTGGGCGAACCGGCCGGCGCGCACATCCGCCAGCAGGGCGTCGGCACCCCCCACACCGCCGGCTGGCGCGACCAGCTCCAGGCCGCCCTGATCGGCCTCGGCTACGCGACCCGCGAGGCCGACGAAGCCGTCGACGCCGTCGCCCCGCAGGCCGAGGCCGCCGTCGCCGAAGGCACCACGCCCCACGTTCCCCAGCTGCTGCGGGCCGCCCTGCAGACTCTCAACCGCGCACGCTGA